A genomic stretch from Chelmon rostratus isolate fCheRos1 chromosome 14, fCheRos1.pri, whole genome shotgun sequence includes:
- the LOC121617478 gene encoding cilia- and flagella-associated protein 54-like, producing MDLPASYYGKLDKRNPVISAFQGDINSFLTLMRRVASSTSQDNSSHAKGVKILVEIWKKYKHRLPTKLFQERMLQIADFLCGIKLYQLALWQGYSLHLLQFTTVRITDITDVDHFMACFFPEGFDTDQDIFAMKVRAMLGCVLCIFEQEKRHSILSQKGLSKLLHVLKFIRIMMQAFQQHEHLCWQLYNGSLHIYSICRYLMTMNYSAQALEYLLWASVSLELSIPLMTAKYLPWIVTLYCGVCHCYYDNQAAVQAEEFARRALGKINDLAKMEEQSDIPATRETQRAYKEASIKLAAMIFKRTVFEARRRPKSVFRLKSKSTLMDIPNVPWPRTTTERMLMALFDSSAAQFLGILEALWDSTKRPLQTRMPDEPQLKEVILELLSAGISVLSGVSMTSGCLSALTPTSTLMDLAIAGENKVPILSAVRFIKLMFQYKQLDAFTEFCREMLQVLSDVEGQSFRKAELELALLDSFNSLLSSPRSQARDDSVIDDRQKSSVSMSDNFISLVHTLHKSVCGSAPALQPDGDLVLDVVLFLWSNVKVVIQRDHLQNLDCTHNPERVDSCDKWLWCLSMLCEVAFACDLATVDCIMTAEMIHTLAILLESAAEGTYQTHLPAAHEADSDVVKPNSSSLPESSSTGLLQKVCEVVDKGLEALAKGVVTLLPQDCSAITDSAFMQKFIPLPQSTPSLSSSTSPEEGNEEDELSKREKEEVETKAKSDIKGSQHTQSTCVSLLATDLHLELDIIHHRASLKLLHLNAVSESELLDRIKKNKVSKALFLIQKALLEYNSMEPNNSNNQTKNLLEEASILIGKAVVEERRLYMSTIPKTPAEKKHRWMQEEGENPPPAPILLSRTDHSLTFAPAPYDLEGQVCWYQLCGRIAEGVNHKVRLGDCSLPGTGNMVPAVSGECVLRVEGLELNQKYVFAVAAYNSQGKLLGNTIGGTTFPLLASMPVPLLSTWAHLAQVAFQTKQYAIAKRACRELWSHYTYPNPGSHSTQDRLATTGLHVQTLQHSSPHLCQLFLTSIFIETEINIQQGSFYCDSFSDTGPFFWEQEARLAECERMLVAMDLAMGLNDGGTAVQAVVNCYGLLAPLIFHQITFDPVVQVLKKCLIVLEDNSSLLKQKWTGNTSESVMHMIACITYYLSKALRVLREHQMAAVVMDCGRRLLHEVYDAQLQIRRLEAVGSKTYHIAIKGENISLQLKALQCQNNKKKRITSEAALTPDNELSRPLTGCEKPAMLYELISNSKLKDAYQAVMKLRRKAYFVEFAALLLQRTMEEGHTDLVLQWGQSIFEFLSRRDEVMGLSTKCLEGKTESERRSSTQNTKGNEPPEQNKNTSSDGDARKKLKQKMPNKMLQGVRTNREMQAVENLLTIMSSVVQRHKKQLQLRSMCCEERVWKSHLNYSVAQAHLAMLYQGLDELHKGALQPRYSQLNPLCFSLAYSGVLVQRSLLRQQSPKYEVVLEKDSSHSGLRDGVAAHKDKSKNDVVRADDSVTEESCEEGEDSSQTVEQQLEMHRHTAALLLDSLNKAALHLRRAMVLAHRGSHWTTLQHVCQTVWDQQCRITVLVQRAAHLDPPSPITTDHLHASFTPLLVLATDLIMDMLNKLGLWSLFDDLPEEELEPSHHFTAPLDDSTQVDLHWVRTLVLHTLEHLHDSGKWEILAHFALLFNSYTQDRYALIVTPLLVHAQRRLLERISSFGGPAVPQPHHIKTQKATGTEVTYKSYAGSHLLSGWTPHPAQQLTICKNAAVRNSTPPHATDLKGAEMRHSMSLVCVPLDVEDTLNYYRQALERRPHCLQVFHHSRSLLLLLLAYTQPCFATQLQHCQSRSLSHSASLVNFSPIVRPTPNIQPCDLTEEEYSTPSALYSLPISPDHMPTVTAAYSTSIKYLQANGHDSLRVLALHEMGNLQFYNGSTRAAHSYWSKAVDCALQNSGTVEKWNGVSFGGGSLQQTLKRSGIWGCLQAAALTAKIAQHIFTSDISQRTKCCLLSAHLFKCVLCCSLAQPQADLQYASHSIPDELLPGVDLFSEAQRVHLGTTVTSLNFICHWLFTTGYYITVLPILALYLHFVGTVCRDFQCTVEGKILKIRALTELCLFTEAVKESVQLTQGTGVLLPDGHYIAKDNIQPVKIFYNNKSLLDNVEALEELVNCDFAPEVRTLYGSTLCLRFNLARIQLILALSNTVHGPPVPDSFEGEAHSMNSRHYEQDQLETEGSCLNTEEPKVLTFDTEKEKLTLERIKYLLLEGASSLFHSTSQQLLSQSCSEMENLELSIESNLLKANLYLQQGHAALSSEMAASSLMLLQTSPVTMRGSIPGSQKPASELPNAKTGSEWVGTKGFSVSNPMHGDCPRAVEVSERVGVYLWLRCRLALVRSLVAHVPGTATFSPGKNINEEAARVLQEGLDECIRWGDLDIQALLMVEGAELEAKRGKTDDSMDMLQEAVNLLSGRSCMPPGSSLTLARATLLLSDLRGVQNTTLIKLTQKLLKKQLCDFGQSVVWDDGKMCISSPGPSNIYLPYLSILDQATLQIGHLQDLSALEMPVSSQSSQERL from the exons ATGGACTTACCGGCCTCATATTACGGGAAACTTGATAAAAGAAACCCAGTTATTTCAGCCTTTCAGGGCGACATTAACTCTTTTTTAACACTGATGAGACGTGTTGCTTCTTCGACGAGCCAGGACAACAGCTCTCATGCTAAAGG ggTTAAAATCCTGGTGGAAATATGGAAAAAGTACAAACATCGACTACCTACGAAGTTGTTCCAGGAGCGAATGCTGCAGATTGCAGATTTTCTCTGTGGAATCAAG TTGTACCAGCTGGCTCTTTGGCAGGGCTACAGTCTTCACTTGCTGCAGTTCACCACTGTAAGAATAACTGACATAACAGACGTGGACCACTTCATGGCCTGCTTCTTCCCTGAAGGTTTTGATACAGACCAAGATATCTTTGCCATGAAG gtccGTGCAATGCTGGGATGTGTGCTGTGTATATTTGAGCAGGAGAAAAGGCACAGCATCCTCAGCCAGAAGGGACTCagtaaactgctgcatgtgttgAAGTTCATCAGGATCATGATGCAGGCTTTTCAGCAACATGAGCATCTCTGCTGGCAATTATATAATG GTTCATTACACATCTACAGTATCTGCCGCTACCTGATGACCATGAACTATAGTGCACAG GCATTGGAGTACCTTCTCTGGGCAAGTGTCAGTTTAGAGCTCTCCATCCCTCTGATGACTGCAAAATATCTACCATGGATTGTCACACTCTACTGTGGCGTCTGCCACTGTTACTATGACAACCAGGCTGCAGTGCAGGCGGAG GAATTTGCAAGGAGAGCCCTTGGAAAAATCAATGACCTAGCAAAAATGGAGGAGCAAAGTGACATTCCAGCCACCAGAGAGACCCAGAGGGCATATAAAGAAGCCTCGATCAAG ctggCTGCCATGATATTCAAGCGGACAGTGTTTGAGGCCAGAAGAAGGCCCAAATCCGTGTTCAGACTCAAAAGCAAAAGCACCCTGATGGACATACCCAAT GTGCCATGGCCTCGTACAACAACAGAGCGCATGCTGATGGCCCTGTTTGACAGTAGCGCAGCGCAATTCTTGGGCATCTTGGAAGCACTATGGGACAGCACCAAGCGCCCACTGCAGACGAGGATGCCTGATGAGCCACAGCTGAAGGAGGTGATCCTGGAACTACTGTCTGCTGGAATCAGTGTATTATCTG GGGTTTCAATGACAAGTGGGTGTCTTAGTGCACTGACACCAACATCCACTCTAATGGATTTAGCTATTGCAG GAGAAAACAAAGTACCCATCCTGTCTGCAGTGAGGTTCATTAAGCTGATGTTTCAGTACAAGCAGCTTGATGCATTCACTGAATTTTGCAGAGAGATGCTTCAGGTTTTGTCC GATGTGGAAGGTCAATCATTCAGGAAGGCAGAGCTGGAACTTGCTTTACTGGACAGTTTCAACAGTCTGCTGTCTTCTCCAAGGAGCCAGGCTAGAGACGACAGCGTGATTGATG acagacaaaagtcTTCAGTCTCAATGAGTGATAACTTCATTAGCCTGGTACACACCCTGCACAAGTCTGTTTGTGGCTCTGCCCCT gcgCTGCAGCCAGATGGGGACCTGGTTTTGGatgttgtgttatttctgtGGAGTAACGTGAAGGTGGTCATACAGAGGGATCATCTGCAAAACCTAGACTGTACACACAACCCTGAGAGGGTAGATAGTTGTGACAAG TGGCTGTGGTGTCTGTCTATGCTGTGTGAGGTGGCCTTTGCCTGTGATCTGGCAACTGTTGACTGCATAATGACTGCAGAGATGATCCACACATTGGCCATACTACTTGAGAGTGCAGCTGAAGGCACTTATCAAACACATCTTCCAG CAGCTCACGAAGCAGACAGTGATGTTGTGAAGCCaaactcttcctctcttcccgAG AGTTCAAGTACAGGGCTGCTTCAGAAGGTGTGTGAGGTGGTGGACAAGGGTCTTGAAGCTCTGGCGAAGGGTGTAGTGACGCTGCTGCCCCAAGATTGCTCAGCAATCACTGACTCTGCCTTCATGCAG AAATTTATTCCCCTCCCTCAATCAACTCCCTCCCTATCTTCTTCGACATCACCAGAAGAGGGAAATGAGGAAGATGAATTGAGtaagagggaaaaagaagaagtggaAACGAAGGCAAAGTCAGATATTAAAGGCTCTCAACACACTCAGTCCACATGTGTGTCCCTGCTGGCCACAGACCTTCATCTAGAGCTAGACATCATCCACCACAGGGCTTCCCTCAAGTTACTACACCTAAATGCAG TTTCAGAGTCTGAATTGCTGGATCGGATCAAGAAGAACAAGGTGTCCAAAGCTCTTTTCCTGATCCAGAAAGCCTTGCTGGAGTACAACAGCATGGAGCCAAATAATAGCAACAACCAAACCAAGAATCTGCTAGAG GAGGCCTCCATCCTGATAGGgaaagcagtggtggaggaaagaAGACTCTATATGTCCACCATCCCTAAGACTCCGgctgaaaagaaacacagatggatgcaggaggaaggagaaaaccCTCCACCTGCCCCCATCCTACTCTCACGCACTGACCACTCCTTAACCTTTGCTCCAGCACCTTATGACTTGGAGGGACAA gtgTGCTGGTACCAGCTCTGTGGTCGCATAGCTGAGGGTGTGAACCACAAAGTCCGCCTAGGAGACTGCAGCCTTCCAGGAACTGGAAATATG GTACCAGCAGTATCTGGTGAGTGCGTGCTGAGGGTGGAGGGACTGGAGCTCAACCAGAAGTATGTATTTGCAGTAGCAGCCTACAACAGCCAGGGCAAGCTTCTGGGCAACACCATTGGAGGGACAACATTCCCACTGCTGGCATCCATGCCGGTACCACTGCTCTCCACTTGGGCTCACTTGGCACag gtGGCATTTCAGACAAAGCAGTATGCTATAGCAAAGAGAGCCTGCAGGGAGCTGTGGAGCCACTATACATACCCCAACCCCGGGTCCCACAGCACACAGGATAGACTCGCTACCACAGG GCTGCATGTCCAGACCCTACAacactcctctcctcacctgtgtCAGTTGTTCCTCACTTCCATCTTCATTGAGACAGAGATAAACATTCAGCAGGGATCATTCTACTGTGACTCATTCAGTGACACTGGACCATTTTTCTGGGAACAG gaagcCAGACTGGCAGAGTGTGAGCGAATGTTGGTGGCCATGGACCTGGCGATGGGGTTGAATGACGGTGGCACTGCCGTGCAAGCTGTAGTTAACTGTTATGGCCTCTTGGCACCTTTAATCTTCCATCAGATCACTTTTGACCCTGTGGTACAG GTGCTAAAAAAATGCTTGATAGTTTTGGAGGACAATTCAAGTCTTCTCAAACAAAAATGGACTGGAAACACCTCAGAGTCAGTTATGCACATGATAGCCTGCATTACCTACTACCTGTCGAag GCATTACGTGTACTCAGGGAGCATCAGATGGCTGCTGTAGTGATGGACTGTGGTCGCAGGCTCCTCCATGAGGTCTATGATGCCCAGCTGCAGATCAGAAGACTTGAAGCTGTGGGT tctaaGACATATCATATTGCAATCAAGGGTGAAAACATAAGTCTTCAGCTGAAGGCACTGCAATGTCagaacaacaagaagaaaagaatcACATCTGAAGCAGCTCTCACACCAGACAATG AGCTTTCACGCCCACTGACTGGCTGTGAGAAACCTGCCATGTTGTATGAGCTGATCTCTAACAGTAAATTAAAGGATGCCTATCAAGCTG TGATGAAGCTCAGACGCAAGGCGTATTTTGTTGAGTTTGCAGCACTACTTCTCCAGAGAACCATGGAAGAAGGCCACACAGACCTTGTGTTACAGTGGGGGCAAAGCATATTTGAATTTCTCTCCAG ACGTGATGAGGTGATGGGACTGTCCACAAAATGTTTGGAGGGAAAGACTGAGAGTGAAAGAAGAAGCAGTACTCAGAATACAAAAGGAAATGAGCCACCTGAg cAGAACAAGAACACATCTTCTGACGGTGATGCGAGAAAAAAACTAAAGCAGAAAATGCCAAACAAGATGCTTCAGGGAGTGAGAACTAAcag GGAGATGCAGGCTGTGGAGAACCTGTTAACCATAATGTCGTCTGTGGTGCAACGCCACAAGAAGCAGCTTCAGCTGAGGAGCATGTGCTGCGAGGAGAGAGTGTGGAAGTCTCACCTCAACTACAGCGTTGCTCAAGCCCATTTAGCAATGCTTTACCAGGGCCTGGACGAACTGCATAAAGGAGCCCTACAGCCAAG GTACAGCCAGTTAAAtcctttgtgtttctctctggcCTACTCTGGTGTCCTGGTGCAGAGGAGCTTGCTGCGACAGCAGTCTCCTAAATATGAGGTTGTCTTAGAGAAAGACTCCTCTCACTCTGGTCTAAGGGATGGTGTGGCTGCACATAAAGACAAGAGCAAAAATGATG TGGTTAGAGCTGATGACTCTGTCACTGAGGAGAGttgtgaggagggagaggactCCTCTCAAACTGTGGAACAGCAGCTTgagatgcacagacacactgctgccttgCTGCTGGACTCACTTAACAAAGCTGCTTTACATCTCAGAAGGGCCATG GTGTTGGCCCATCGTGGCAGCCACTGGACCactctgcagcatgtgtgtcagactgtgtgGGACCAACAGTGCAGAATCACTGTCCTAGTCCAGAGAGCTGCTCACCTTGATCCTCCCTCCCCCATCACAACAGACCACCTGCACGCCAGCTTCACCCCACTACTGGTGCTGGCCACTGACCTAATCATGGACATGCTGAACAAACTAGGG CTATGGAGTTTGTTTGACGACTTGCCTGAGGAGGAACTAGAGCCCAGTCACCATTTCACAGCTCCGCTGGATGACAGCACCCAAGTGGACCTGCATTGGGTCCGCACCTTGGTGTTGCACACTCTGGAGCACCTCCATGACAGTGGCAAATGGGAAATCCTGGCCCACTTTGCCTTACTTTTCAATTCATACACACA GGACCGTTATGCCTTGATCGTAACTCCTCTACTAGTCCATGCTCAGAGGAGACTGCTTGAAAGGATTAGTTCTTTTGGAGGACCTGCAGTCCCACAACCACACCACATCAAGACACAGAAGGCCACTGGCACGGAG GTGACGTACAAGAGCTACGCAGGCTCCCATCTGCTCAGTGGGTGGACCCCTCACCCTGCACAGCAACTAACCATTTgcaaaaatgcagcagtcagaAACTCCACTCCTCCACATGCCACTGATCTTAAAG gtGCAGAGATGCGGCACTCCATGTCTCTTGTGTGCGTTCCTCTGGATGTAGAAGACACACTGAACTATTACCGTCAAGCTCTTGAGAGAAGACCACATTGTCTTCAAGTCTTCCATCATAGTCGCTCATTATTACTGCTACTTCTGGCATACACACAGCCAT GCTTTGCGACACAGTTGCAGCACTGTCAGAGCAGAAGTCTCAGCCATTCCGCCAGCCTGGTTAATTTCAGTCCCATAGTTAGGCCCACTCCAAACATCCAACCTTGTGACCTGACCGAGGAGGAATACAGTACTCCAAGTGCTCTTTACAGCCTCCCTATCAGCCCTGACCACATGCCGACTGTCACCGCTGCATACTCCACCTCCATTA AGTATCTCCAGGCCAATGGTCATGACTCCCTCAGAGTTCTGGCACTGCATGAAATGGGAAACCTACAGTTCTACAATGGAAGCACACG gGCAGCACACTCATACTGGAGTAAAGCTGTAGATTGTGCCTTACAGAACTCAGGCACTGTGGAGAAATGGAATGGTGTTTCCTTTGGGGGCGGTTCCCTGCAGCAAACCTTGAAACGGTCTGGCATTTGGGGatgtctgcaggctgctgcactCACTGCTAAGATTGCACA GCATATCTTCACTTCTGATATCAGCCAGCGGACCAAGTGCTGTCTCCTATCTGCTCACCTCTTTAAG tgtgtgctgtgttgctCCCTGGCTCAGCCCCAGGCCGACCTCCAGTATGCCTCTCACAGCATCCCAGATGAACTGCTCCCTGGAGTTGACCTGTTCTCTGAAGCCCAAAGGGTTCACCTCGGCACCACTGTAACCAGCCTTAACTTTATCTGCCACTGGCTTTTCACCACAGGCTACTACATCACG GTACTGCCAATACTAGCCCTTTACCTACATTTTGTGGGAACTGTGTGCAGAGATTTTCAATGCACTGTTGAGGGAAAAATACTTAAG ATACGTGCCCTGACCgaactgtgtttgtttactgaaGCTGTAAAGGAATCAGTTCAGCTCACGCAAGGAACAGGGGTCCTTCTGCCTGATGGACACTACATTGCCAAAGACAATATCCaa CCTGTGAAGATATTCTACAACAACAAGTCTCTTCTGGACAATGTTGAG GCTTTGGAAGAACTTGTGAACTGTGACTTTGCTCCAGAGGTCCGCACGCTGTATGGCTCCACATTGTGCCTCCGATTCAATCTTGCTCGTATTCAACTCATCCTGGCACTCAGTAACACCGTGCATGGCCCTCCTGTGCCAG ATTCTTTTGAAGGGGAAGCTCATTCGATGAACTCAAGACACTATGAACAGGACCAGCTGGAGACTGAGGGCTCCTGTCTGAACACAGAAGAGCCAAAAGTGCTGACTTTTGAtacagagaaggagaaactCACTCTGGAAAGGATAAAG TACCTTTTGCTAGAAGGAGCGTCCTCCTTGTTTCACTCAACTTCGCAGCAGCTCTTATCCCAGTCCTGTAGTGAAATGGAGAACCTGGAGCTGTCAATAGAGTCCAATCTACTGAAGGCCAACCTGTACCTACAGCAAGGACATGCTGCACTTAG TTCTGAGATGGCAGCATCATCCTTGATGCTGTTGCAGACATCTCCTGTAACCATGAGAGGATCCATACCTGGCTCTCAGAAACCTGCATCTGAGCTCCCAAATGCCAAGACTGGAAGTGAATGGGTA GGAACTAAAGGTTTCAGTGTGTCAAACCCAATGCATGGAGACTGTCCCAGAGCAGTTGAAGTCAGTGAGAGAGTTGGAGTTTATCTGTGGCTGCGCTGCCGCCTGGCTCTGGTCCGCAGCCTGGTTGCACATGTTCCTGGCACTGCTACCTTTTCCCCAG gtAAAAACATAAACGAGGAGGCAGCTCGGGTTTTACAGGAGGGTCTTGATGAATGTATACGATGGGGAGACCTTGATATTCAAGCCCTTTTGATGGTTGAAGGTGCAGAATTAGAAGCAAAGAGAGGCAAAACTGATGACAGCATGGACATGCTTCAG GAAGCCGTGAACCTGCTTTCTGGACGTTCATGTATGCCACCAGGGTCTAGTTTGACTTTGGCTCGGGCCACTTTGCTGCTCAGTGACCTGAGAGGAGTACAGAATACCACACTTATAAAACTGACACAGAAACTACTGAAGAAGCAG ctgtgtgatTTTGGTCAGAGTGTGGTGTGGGATGATggaaaaatgtgtatttcttCTCCTGGACCCAGCAACATCTACCTCCCTTACCTCAGTATACTGGATCAGGCCACTCTGCAAATTG GTCACCTCCAGGATCTCAGTGCATTGGAAATGCCAGTTTCTTCCCAGTCATCACAAGAGAGACTCTAA
- the LOC121617480 gene encoding alpha-crystallin B chain-like has product MDIPIQYPWYRRAFPHRLPDLSLAEPLTDWPLIWPLSWSFPWMRPSFMRWFNWFDNGHSEMRIEKDRYVIYLDVKHFSPDELSVSVSDEFITIHARHEERQDDHGFVSREFLRKYRIPAGMSGADITSCLSSDGVLTITAPRSSAGEERTIPISCEDGTPKQKI; this is encoded by the exons ATGGATATCCCCATCCAATATCCCTGGTACCGTCGGGCCTTCCCACATCGACTCCCTGACCTCTCCTTGGCAGAGCCTCTCACTGACTGGCCACTTATCTGGCCCTTGTCCTGGTCCTTCCCTTGGATGCGCCCTTCATTCATGCGCTGGTTCAACTGGTTCGACAACGGCCACAGTGAG ATGCGCATTGAAAAGGATCGCTATGTCATTTATCTGGATGTGAAGCATTTCTCGCCTGAtgagctgtctgtcagtgtcagtgacgAGTTCATCACAATACACGCCAGGCACGAAGAAAGACAG GATGACCATGGCTTTGTGTCAAGAGAGTTTCTGCGGAAGTACAGGATTCCTGCTGGCATGTCAGGTGCTGATatcacctcctgtctgtcaaGTGACGGTGTGCTTACAATCACTGCACCGCGGTCCTCTGCCGGTGAAGAGCGCACTATTCCCATTTCCTGTGAGGATGGAAcaccaaaacagaaaatttaG
- the mia gene encoding melanoma-derived growth regulatory protein, translated as MPCKLWLALSLWLLLPSSEAGRQMPKLSEKKLCADSECSHPILIARAMQDYYPGDCRFIPIRQGQLVYVYAMLKDRGNLFWAGSVQDSYYGQQEARIGHFPSSVVEETHPLMPASTEVKTTKWDFYCY; from the exons ATGCCTTGCAAACTCTGGCTTGCTCTGTCATTGTGGCTTTTGCTGCCAAGCTCTGAAGCTGGAAGGCAGATGCCTAAACTCTCTGAGAAGAAACTCTGCGCTGACTCTGAATGCAGCC ATCCAATCTTGATAGCTCGTGCAATGCAGGACTACTACCCTGGAGACTGCAGGTTCATCCCCATCAGACAGGGCCAGCTTGTCTATGTCTATGCAATGCTAAAAGACAGAGGGAACCTCTTCTGGGCTGGCAGT GTACAAGACTCCTATTATGGACAGCAGGAGGCTCGCATTGGCCACTTCCCCAGCAGTGTAGTGGAGGAGACGCATCCTCTCATGCCAGCCAGCACCGAAGTCAAGACGACT AAATGGGACTTCTACTGTtactga